A genome region from Haliotis asinina isolate JCU_RB_2024 chromosome 11, JCU_Hal_asi_v2, whole genome shotgun sequence includes the following:
- the LOC137255563 gene encoding C-type lectin domain family 5 member A-like, which yields MDHTSKKNLWNVFQKCVPTPGYVYDSEAYFCYKVHTDMVMWEEARDVCHSEGGELAKVDTPAKLSVIYDIVGKDGTREYFLGARDSDKEGEWRWVADNSLVEGFNRKGISDCLEIEPDLDFDDTGCRIQDQRYFCELLLP from the exons ATGGACCACACGAGCAAAAAGAACCTGTGGAATGTCTTTCAGA AATGCGTGCCGACACCAGGCTACGTGTACGACAGCGAGGCGTATTTCTGCTACAAGGTCCACACCGACATGGTGATGTGGGAGGAGGCACGAGATGTGTGCCACAGCGAAGGAGGAGAGCTGGCCAAGGTGGACACACCTGCTAAACTGAGCGTTATCTATGACATTGTGGGAAAAG ATGGAACCAGAGAATACTTTCTGGGCGCCAGGGACTCGGACAAGGAAGGAGAGTGGAGGTGGGTGGCGGACAACTCGCTGGTGGAAGGATTTAACAGGAAAGGAATATCTGATTGTTTAGAGATCGAGCCAGATCTGGACTTTGACGACACCGGCTGCCGAATCCAGGATCAGAGATATTTCTGTGAACTCCTACTACCTTGA
- the LOC137255997 gene encoding tripartite motif-containing protein 2-like translates to MATAESLKDDHLTCSICYRPFTEPKTLQCLHTFCHECLQHHINHGNHIRGIPCPVCRHVTVPQDSFQPRQKWAGLIKTDFKLAGILEALGQMERDKRAHPDAIVVTGSPSHFSDRKSQLNTMLQVLRPAVNFIQVKIDTEKETIKTMEDTRAETESDIKAYVEKLIGDIKGKEKVLTKDLNNSYDIKKTESVENIKRFQKLVEETQDTIGLIDRLLSPGSEYATMECLPRIQKQQEDVMKFVTDPPVDSCPVLFSFQGNVKYVQSLMSSLELGSIWSNSEGEAMNAVGGLETWKNNTQPEKKVSVPAMQRYHGPAVPETFDPRHNLHTVPETPGQRYDAPRAQEISDQRLNIPRLQEISDHEASSDNGADPSPRPPEPPVTVPIPTEQPHSPSYVLQRTINTKLDEDNYDPELRNIVILQPKTSPVILILDYDNASLKSFYEVDGQPKSSSHRFSGYPQSIAKLSEERVIVSLMNYKFFVFTSDLKQVNSIESEKWYTCMTTVTTQEKLLGFVNTTTTTIIGGRLAVLDHLTVKGKPSNKFINTAPLEGMFTEVSHLCSAPNNNIIVSDCGNHDVTCISLEGSLLWRVEPRDQELISPVGVACDSRGDVFVVDKDKNCIVKISGDDGAVIGDVVTRDMGLQNPVALSLDGADRIYVAQANGEISVFSL, encoded by the exons ATGGCTACAGCTGAAAGCCTGAAGGACGACCATCTGACATGCAGTATCTGTTACCGACCCTTCACCGAGCCGAAGACGCTGCAGTGTCTTCATACCTTCTGCCATGAATGTCTGCAGCATCACATCAACCATGGCAACCACATCCGGGGAATTCCTTGTCCTGTCTGTCGACACGTGACAGTCCCACAAGACTCGTTTCAGCCACGTCAGAAATGGGCAGGGCTCATCAAAACAGATTTCAAACTAGCTGGGATATTGGAAGCCTTAGGGCAAATGGAGAGAG ataagAGGGCTCATCCTGACGCTATTGTAGTGACGGGATCACCAAGCCATTTTAGCGATCGTAAATCGCAACTAAACACGATGCTGCAAGTCCTCAGACCTGCTGTAAACTTCATTCAGGTTAAAATTGACACTGAGAAAGAGACCATCAAGACGATGGAGGACACACGTGCCGAAACAGAGAGTGACATTAAAGCATATGTTGAAAAATTGATAGGAGACATCAAGGGAAAGGAAAAGGTCCTCACCAAAGACCTCAACAATTCTTATGACATAAAGAAAACTGAAAGTGTAGAAAACATAAAACGTTTTCAGAAGCTGGTAGAGGAAACACAAGATACCATTGGTCTGATTGACCGTCTCTTGTCCCCTGGATCGGAGTATGCAACCATGGAGTGCCTGCCACGAATTCAGAAGCAGCAGGAAGATGTCATGAAGTTTGTTACTGATCCACCAGTCGATAGTTGCCCcgttctgttttcatttcaagGAAATGTCAAGTACGTTCAGTCGTTAATGAGTAGCCTGGAATTAGGGTCGATATGGTCAAACTCCGAAGGTGAAGCCATGAATGCGGTTGGGGGCCTAGAGACGTGGAAGAACAACACACAACCAGAGAAAAAGGTTTCAGTCCCAGCAATGCAGAGATATCACGGACCCGCAGTGCCGGAAACATTCGATCCGAGGCATAACTTACATACTGTCCCGGAAACTCCAGGACAGAGATATGACGCTCCGAGAGCACAGGAGATTTCAGATCAGAGGTTGAACATACCGAGACTACAGGAGATTTCAGACCACGAAGCTTCATCAGACAACGGTGCTGATCCATCACCTCGACCGCCTGAGCCTCCCGTCACAGTCCCGATTCCGACCGAACAACCACACAGCCCGTCTTACGTTCTTCAAAGAACAataaacacaaagcttgatgaAGACAACTATGATCCCGAACTAAGGAATATCGTTATCCTCCAACCGAAAACGTCACCTGTGATATTAATTCTCGACTATGACAATGCAAGTTTGAAATCTTTCTACGAAGTCGATGGCCAGCCCAAAAGTAGTTCCCATCGATTCAGCGGTTATCCGCAATCTATTGCCAAATTGTCGGAAGAAAGAGTCATTGTTAGTCTCATGAACTATAAGTTTTTCGTGTTTACCTCAGATCTTAAACAAGTGAATAGCATTGAGAGCGAGAAGTGGTACACATGTATGACGACAGTGACAACACAGGAAAAACTCCTCGGTTTCGTCAACACAACGACCACAACGATAATAGGTGGGAGGTTAGCCGTTCTTGATCACTTGACGGTGAAGGGAAAACCATCAAACAAGTTCATCAACACGGCGCCGCTGGAGGGAATGTTCACTGAAGTATCCCATTTGTGTTCCGCGCCAAataacaatattattgtcaGCGACTGTGGCAACCACGACGTCACCTGCATCTCACTTGAAGGCAGTCTTCTGTGGAGGGTAGAGCCGCGTGACCAGGAACTCATCAGTCCCGTCGGAGTTGCCTGTGATTCCAGAGGAGATGTGTTCGTTGTCGACAAGGACAAAAACTGCATTGTGAAGATTTCTGGTGATGATGGTGCTGTTATTGGTGATGTTGTCACACGAGACATGGGTCTTCAGAACCCAGTAGCTCTATCGCTGGACGGTGCTGACAGAATCTACGTTGCACAGGCAAATGGGGAAATAAGCGTGTTTTCCTTGTAG
- the LOC137255564 gene encoding acetylcholine receptor subunit alpha-like, whose product MIWIWTFVSLFFGTNIQDYANAFNTSYNEHFRLTEELLKSKQYNPILRPVLNSSDTVDVDIVINLLSIFQVEEAKQIITLNMYLDVSWTDGILQWEPTDYGGVDFLSIPQNKVWRPDIVLATSTNPYKKMGNSEIQLRLSSTGFIAWSVGDVVKLYCYIDITAYPFDKQKCFMDVTTWSYTKDFVNLRGRYENAVLEHYQGNGEWLLQSTRITTDEEFVAGKRFSVVTMEIDLIRLQTFYVLNLILPILLLSFLNPFVFVIPVPSGEQLSVSVTMLLSFTVFLSFLGDSLPRNSDSVSLLSLYLGIMMTLSVLQVILTVHVLKIYNRDTGPVGEKMSSFSRWMLNAKNNITDKADCSDDELGWQTVSAAVEKLYFVIFLILTSTITIVFFVVGNALNY is encoded by the coding sequence ATGATTTGGATTTGGACGTTCGTGTCACTGTTCTTTGGAACAAATATACAGGATTATGCAAATGCATTTAacacctcgtacaatgaacaTTTCCGTCTGACAGAAGAGTTGCTGAAGAGCAAGCAATATAATCCGATACTGCGTCCTGTTTTGAATTCCAGTGATACTGTCGATGTGGACATTGTCATCAATCTTCTGAGTATTTTCCAAGTTGAAGAAGCCAAACAAATCATAACCCTGAatatgtaccttgatgtttcctGGACGGATGGGATTCTGCAATGGGAGCCAACTGATTATGGAGGAGTGGACTTTCTCTCCATACCTCAGAATAAAGTCTGGCGTCCGGACATCGTATTAGCGACTTCCACTAATCCATACAAGAAAATGGGAAACAGTGAAATACAGCTGAGATTATCAAGCACAGGATTTATTGCATGGTCTGTAGGTGATGTAGTCAAATTGTACTGCTACATTGACATCACTGCTTACCCATTtgacaaacaaaaatgtttcatggaCGTAACGACATGGTCTTACACCAAAGACTTCGTAAATCTGCGAGGGAGGTATGAAAACGCGGTGCTGGAACACTATCAGGGGAATGGAGAATGGCTGCTGCAAAGCACGAGAATCACCACAGATGAGGAGTTCGTTGCGGGGAAACGTTTCAGTGTCGTTACCATGGAGATAGATCTTATTCGCCTTCAAACATTCTATGTCCTGAATTTGATCCTGCCAATACTCCTGCTGTCCTTTCTTAACCCGTTTGTATTTGTTATCCCAGTCCCATCTGGAGAGCAGCTGTCCGTGTCCGTCACCATGCTTCTCTCCTTCACAGTGTTCCTCTCGTTCCTTGGAGACAGTCTTCCGAGGAACTCTGACAGTGTATCGCTCCTGTCCCTCTACCTTGGAATCATGATGACATTAAGTGTCCTTCAAGTCATCCTTACAGTCCATGTACTCAAGATCTACAACCGTGACACTGGTCCTGTCGGTGAGAAGATGTCTTCATTCTCCAGGTGGATGCTGAATGCGAAAAATAACATCACGGATAAGGCTGACTGTTCAGATGATGAGCTCGGATGGCAAACAGTGTCAGCGGCAGTGGAGAAACTGTATTTTGtaattttccttatcctgacaaGCACCATCACAATTGTATTCTTTGTGGTGGGAAACGCTTTGAACTATTGA